The following are from one region of the Bacillota bacterium genome:
- a CDS encoding M20 family metallopeptidase, with protein sequence MEGAGLLKQTICKTIEGLKQRLYDINQFMYDNPELGDEEFQAVEKLTRLLQDFDFTLETGVADRTTAFRAVYDSGKPGPTVAFLCEYDALPGVGHGCGHNMIGTMGAAAGIGLKSVLDTVGGKVVVLGTPAEETNGGKVDMVKAGIFDDIDAAMMLHPSANKSYESGTSQAIDALQFEFTGKSSHAAGEPEKGINALDAVILTFNGINALREHLKSTVRIHGIIKEGGEAANIVPDRAVAQFYVRAPKREYLNEVVEKVKNVARGAELMTGAALNISNYEASYDNLRTNQTLSQAFTRNLKELGIQEIEKPKDGSGSLDMGDVSHVVPAIHPVIGLGAPGVNAHSKEFADLTVTDIAKERLLQGAKALALTGYDLLTDSNLLSEVKKEFTTT encoded by the coding sequence ATGGAAGGAGCGGGACTTTTGAAACAAACTATTTGCAAGACCATTGAAGGACTTAAGCAACGTCTGTATGACATCAATCAGTTTATGTATGACAACCCTGAATTGGGCGATGAAGAATTTCAGGCGGTGGAAAAGCTTACGCGTTTGCTCCAGGATTTTGATTTCACGCTGGAAACCGGGGTTGCCGACAGGACAACCGCTTTCCGGGCCGTATATGACAGCGGTAAACCGGGACCGACAGTGGCTTTTCTCTGTGAATATGACGCCCTGCCAGGAGTCGGTCATGGCTGTGGGCACAACATGATTGGCACCATGGGCGCTGCGGCGGGTATCGGCTTAAAGAGCGTCCTGGATACTGTAGGCGGCAAGGTGGTTGTGCTTGGCACCCCTGCGGAGGAGACCAACGGGGGCAAGGTGGATATGGTAAAAGCGGGCATTTTTGACGATATTGATGCGGCAATGATGCTTCACCCCTCGGCCAACAAGTCCTATGAGAGCGGGACATCCCAGGCAATAGATGCCCTCCAGTTTGAGTTTACAGGGAAGTCCAGCCATGCGGCAGGGGAGCCGGAAAAGGGGATAAATGCTTTAGACGCGGTTATTCTCACCTTTAATGGCATCAATGCGCTCCGGGAGCATCTGAAATCTACAGTGAGAATACACGGTATCATCAAAGAGGGCGGTGAGGCCGCAAACATCGTTCCCGACCGGGCTGTGGCCCAGTTCTATGTCCGTGCACCCAAAAGAGAATATCTAAACGAGGTTGTGGAGAAGGTAAAGAACGTTGCCCGGGGCGCAGAGTTGATGACCGGGGCGGCACTTAATATCAGCAATTATGAGGCCAGCTATGACAACCTACGGACAAACCAGACGCTGTCCCAGGCCTTCACTAGAAACCTGAAGGAACTGGGCATTCAAGAGATTGAAAAGCCCAAGGATGGTTCCGGTTCGTTAGATATGGGGGATGTTAGCCATGTGGTTCCGGCAATCCATCCCGTTATCGGTTTGGGTGCTCCCGGCGTCAATGCACACTCCAAGGAGTTTGCCGACCTTACCGTGACCGACATTGCCAAGGAGCGACTGCTCCAGGGGGCCAAGGCCCTGGCCCTCACCGGTTACGATCTGCTGACCGACAGTAATTTGCTGAGCGAAGTAAAAAAAGAGTTCACTACCACCTAA
- a CDS encoding PadR family transcriptional regulator — protein MAREQLKTLTEPMYYILLTLTTPHHGYGIMQQVERQTGGRVKIGAGTLYNLLARFEDEGIILPVAEEDRRKIYELSGKGWAILNQEYQRLKLLIADGDELLKGRGKDEG, from the coding sequence ATGGCCAGAGAACAGTTAAAAACCCTCACAGAACCGATGTACTACATTTTACTGACCTTGACAACGCCCCACCACGGCTATGGGATAATGCAGCAGGTTGAACGTCAGACCGGGGGGCGGGTCAAGATTGGCGCCGGGACACTGTATAATCTTTTAGCCCGCTTCGAAGACGAAGGTATTATCCTGCCGGTTGCTGAAGAGGACCGCAGAAAGATTTACGAGTTGTCGGGCAAGGGTTGGGCAATTCTCAATCAAGAATATCAGCGGCTTAAGCTGCTGATAGCAGATGGAGACGAGCTTTTAAAAGGGAGGGGTAAAGATGAGGGCTAA